In Opitutaceae bacterium, the sequence GCCTACGTTATGTGCAGTTCGGCGTGCTGGGGCGATGATCTCTCCCGAGACTATTCGCGGCTCCTCCCATCCAGACTCCACATAACGATAGACGGCACATATTTCCGCATGTCGACCGCTTCCAGCCCCACGTAGATCCGCGTCGCCGGACCCAGATCGAACATCTTATCGCTCCGCCGCCACTCGCGGCAATCGGGCCAGAGCCAGCTCGGGAAACTCCCACCCGCTTTCGATTCGCACTCCGTTCGGCAGGCTCAACTGAAATCTTGCCCATCGGCCCTCTCTCAGCGCTGGTTCCGTCGCCTGGATCTTCACCGGCACGATCCTGGCCCGGTCTCCATCACGGACCTGCCGCCGCCAGTAGTCCAAGGTGCTCACCGCCACCCCGGTCCGCTCGCAGAATCTGCGCCTGCTTAGTCCGCTCCGTTCGTACTCGGCCACTACTCCCGCGATCACCTCTCGTCTGCTCTGGTCCTTCCGCGCATGT encodes:
- a CDS encoding transposase, which gives rise to MTHARKDQSRREVIAGVVAEYERSGLSRRRFCERTGVAVSTLDYWRRQVRDGDRARIVPVKIQATEPALREGRWARFQLSLPNGVRIESGWEFPELALARLPRVAAER